Below is a window of Candidatus Edwardsbacteria bacterium DNA.
ATCACGCCCCTCGCTGGTGGCTTTGGTGGTTTGCGTTAATTCTACATTTGAAAAATACCCGGAACCTTTGAGCCGGTCCATGAAATCAGCCACGATAAGGTTGGAGAACGTCATTCCTTCCATGGATATCACATCCTTCTCATCTTTCATGCTGGTAAGCCAAAGGTAATCCGGCAGGGCATGGCTCAATTGATCCAATAAAGTAACTGTATAGAACCGGGTTTTATCAATCGAGGCTATTTCGTTCAGCTTGGTGTTCACATCAGCCTGTTTTGCAAGATAATCATCCACCAAACGTTTGGGCCCGGCCAGCTTGGTCAGTTCTTCATTATAACCCTTGATCTTGGATTCCAGGCTGGCGATCTGGGCCTTCTGGGAGATCATTGTCAACACTATGACCACCAGCACAATGACCACTCCCAAAACGCTGGCCAAGATGCCGACATTGAATGGTAATTTGGGCAGGGAAAAACTGACCCCGGCTCCGGCCGGTTTGGCCCCGGCCACTCTCTCTACCTTGCGATCCCGAATTAAATTAATCTGTATCATCTATTTTACCTCCCTAAGCCCCAGGCCGATGGCCAGGGTCAAGATCGGGGAAACCTTTTCGCTGGCTACGGCTCCGAACAGGCCCGGATCATAGCTGATTTTTTGTAATGGATTTATGATCTCCGCCGGGATCCCGAACCTCTCCTTGAGGTGATCCTGAAGCGACGGGATCAGGGCCCCGCCGCCCGACATATATATCCGGCTCATCCTCTCGCCCCCGCCGGACATGGCCAGGAAGGAGAGGGTCCTTTCTATAGATGAGGCAAAATCATCGGAGAAGGACTGGAACACTGAAGCGGCCGATTCCTGGCTGACGTCGGACACCGTCTCGCCTTTTATCAGCTCGGTGGCCTGCTCGTAGGAGATCCCCAGGTTCTTCTGCATCAACTGCAGGCAGGAGTTGCTGGCCATCGGAAGGTCCCTGGTAAAATACGGCACGCCGTTCTTGACGAAATTGATGTTGGTGTTATCGGCCCCGATATTGACCAGGGCTATAATCTCGTCGGCCGGCATTTCGTAACCAGCCTCGAAGGCATTCTGCACGGCAAAGGCCCCGTAATCCAGCAGGATCGGGTTTAGGCCGGCCCCGGACAGCAGGTCCAGGTGGACGTTCACCGTCTCGTTCCGGGCCGCCACCAGCAGCACCTCCATCTGGTTGTTGCCCGAATCGGGATTGATGATCTGGAAATCCAGCACCACATCGGATATCTCGAACGGCACATGTTGCTCGGCCTCCCACTTGATCCTCTCCCGGGCCTCCTGCTCCTTCATCTTGTCCATATTGATCCGTTTGACGATGACGCCCCGGCCGGAGACCGCGGTTACCACATTATTGCTTTTTATCTGCCTGGTCTCTAAAAGCGTCTTGATGGTGTCGATGACCAGGGTCCGGTCCATGATCTCGCCCTCGACGATGGCCTCCGGCAGCAGCGGAGCAATACCGTAATTGACCAGAGACAGCCCCTTGCCGGTCTTCTGGATCTCGACGATCTTTATCTGGCTGCTGCCTATGTCCAAACCTATGGTGGCTGGTTTTTTTCCAAAAAACATTTTGAGTTTACCTCACTTTATCGGTTATTATCAAACCAATTGATTTTTTCAGCCCGGTTTACCAGCCCAATTCGCCAATAAATTTCTGGATCTCGCTTCCCTTGACCAGCCAACGCCGGCCAATCTTTTTGCCCGGGAGATTTTTTACGCCCAAATGTTTGCGCACCGTCTGGTCGGTGACCGCCAGTATCTTGGCCGTCTCCGAGACGGTGTATAATTTCCCGGAATCTATTTCTTTTGGGGATACAGGCATATTTACCTCGCTCAAGAATGAAGTAACGGTAAGTATATATAACTATAGACAAAGCTACCTTTAGACATTCTATTCATTTTGTATATGTTTGTCAAGCTTTTTTTTTATTTTTTTTATTTTTTTTTATTTTTCTCTTGACATAATCACTAAGTTGCACTATACTACCCAATTGATAGGGACACTTAAAGGGATAATTCAACAAACCAAAATATTTTGGAGGTTACCATGAAAAAGTTAATTTCCCTGTTTTTCATAGCCTTGCTGACAGTGGTGGGTTGTAGCTCTGTGACCCCGGCGCCGGAACTTAGAATAACGAACATTGATCCTCCAGGAGGTATGGGCCTACCAATGACAATTACCTTTGAAAATATGAATTACGTCGAGGCCATCCTTACCAAAAGGACCTCTACTTTCACCGATACGGTAGGCACGGCAGCCATAGTGGAAAGTTATGGTATTGCCGGATATGTTCCCGGCGAAGGTACTTACGATTATATCTTCACTCCCACTTACCCGGCCATGGGAGCAGGCGCAGCCGTTACTATCACTTTCACTGGAACCGATGCCTACGGTTATAATAAAACCTTCACGGTAACCACCCCAAAGATCTGGTATTGATCTTTAAAAAAAGAAACGCCCCGGCTTCTGCCGGGGCGTTTCTTCATTATATATGATATTATTACCTATATTCCCCTTAAAACTACCCTTTCCACCAGCCCTTCCGCCGTCTTTCTCATCTCTTCCAGATATTCCTCATTATATGGTGGCATATTGCGCAGTTCCTGGTTATCGGCATTGGTTTGGACAAACTGCTGTAAAACCCACTTTTTTGCCCCTTTTATCTCCCGGGCCATATTGTCAACCGAATCCAAGTCGTGGTATTGCGGCACTATGGTGGTGCGGAACTCATACTCCAGGCCGGAGTACAGGATCAGGCCGATGCTTTCTCTGATATTCTCCTTATTGACGACAACTCCACAGGCCAGATCATATTTTTGATCAAATGAGGCCTTGATGTCCATGGCGATGAATTCGACCAGGCCTTGGTCTATTATCTTCCTTAATAGAGCCGGGTTGCTGCCGTTGGTGTCTAATTTGGCCGGCAAGCCCAATCCTTTCAGTTTCATCAGCAGGGGCATCAGGTCTTTATGGATGGTCGGCTCGCCCCCAGTGATCACCACCCCGTCTATCCAGCCCTTCTTGCCCTTCAGGAACGATTCTATGCGCTCCCATGGAACATCGGCGATCTGCTCCGGGTGCTTTACCAATATATGGTTGTGGCAGAACGGGCAGCGGAAGTTGCAGCCGGGAAGAAAAACGACTGAGACGATCTTGCCGTCCCAGTCGATCAGCGATGTTTCGATGAAGCCTTTAATTTCCATAATTACGATTGTTGTGCGATAGAATTACGATTGTTACACGATGGATATACAATAGCCTTACAATTGCATGGCCATTGCATCACAACTGCTTCCCCATTGTATATCTACAGAGCCGCCTTATACCGCCGGATCCAGGTACGGCTTTAACTCCTTGGACAGCGGGGGCCGCTTGACCCAGCGGTCCATTTCGTCCTCGTTGTTCAGCAGGACCACGGTGGGGATGTCAAAAACCTCGTAAAAGGCCCCCTCGGCCAGTCCGTCCACAGTATCCATGTCGAAATAATTGAGCGGCACCTTGCCCTGATATTCCCACTTGTCCAGGAAATAGTTGATCTTCTCCATGGCCTGCTTGCAGACCTGGCAGGTGGGACGGCCGAATACTTTCAATTCCATTGAAGCCTTTCTAATTCTTACTTGCTTACGATCCTGTCATACTGAGGTGCCTTGCCTGCCTTACAAATCGAAGAATCTCTACCCGATAGATTCTTCGATCGGCCGAGCATTATGCCCTGCTCAGAATGACGCAACTGGTTTTTTGCTGAAGTTGGGCTATTATGCCCTGCTGTCATTCCCGTGCCGCGCCCCGACAAAGTCGAGGCTCCGATTTCATCGGGGCCGTGGGCAGACGGGAATCCATGGATTCCTTCCTTCGAAGGAATGACGAACCGTTTTAGGCTATCTGGGAGTGGTAGCGGTCCTTGAGCTCGCCCAGCTTGCCCTTGTTCCAGCCCTCGACGATGGTGAAATAACCGGTGACCCGGGTGATGTGGTTGACATTGCGGCCGCCCACCGTCTGGCCCTTGATGGTGGCCCAGTCGTGCTTGGCGACGGCCTCGGCGCTGCAGCGCACCTTGACTCCGTGCTTCTTGTTGCGGATGATGACATCCCCGCCCTCTTCGGTGAAGTCGTAGATGTGCTTCTCGGCGCTCAGTTTGTCTTTCAATTCCTGCAGTTCCATGATGTCCTCCAATATATATTATTTTGATTTTATCTATCTTTTGGGACACGGCATGCCGTGTCCTTACTTTATAGTCTCGATACTCACTTCCCCCGAACGGCTTCTCTCAAACAATCCACGCCGTAAATAATTATCCAGTTGCATTTTTTATGACAATTCTCTTTATCAACCGCCCTAATAATGAACCTAATATTCCACCCATAAAAAATGCGGGGAAAAAAATCATCCCAGTCATAACTAGTGCACCTAAGTCCATGAACGAAAAATTACTCTTATAAGGTCCTGTGTAAGACTGTGCTGCTAAAAAAAAGCAAAAAAGAAAGTAATAAACTGCTCCAATCCTCCACATGCCTAAGGGATAGAATATTCCTACCAAGAAAGCACCCAAAAATGGCAATGAATAGCCAATAAATGCATTTATTGCCAGAAGTTTTTTAGGAAGACTAAGAACACACAATGTTGAATTGTTGCAGGGCTGGTAAAATGTTGAGATCAAGTAGCTATATATGGATGTCAAGCCTTGCCCTATAACGAATGAAATTAAACCTGCAAACAAGATATGACTAAAGGATAGCGTTTGCTTCGTATAAATATTTCTAAATATACTTTTAATATTGTATCCTTTATGACAGGCGTTGGTTTACTAACTTTCCCGCTTTTTTCTCTTGTAGTCTAGTTCTTATACGTCTTAAAAAGCAATAACCAATCAAACGTCTCTCATTTCCCCGAAAACTGCTTATCCCAGTCTATCCTGACCGTGAACTGCATAAACACGAACAGCCCACAGATGTTTGTTCTAATACCTCTTACCCCGAACTCATCCCTTTCTCCCTTCTCTTACCAAGAGAAGGGCCGGGAGCCTGCCCTGAGTTTTACCTATATCGGACAAACGAAGGGTTGAGTTTATATTTATTGCTGCTCTCGCAATGACCATTCCCTCTCCGTTACGGGGAGGGTTAGGGAGGGGTCGGGCGAAGGCACTTCATCACTACCATCTGGGTTAGGCCCAGGGCGAAGAGACTTCGCCCCTACCGTATACTGCCTCCTGAATGCTCTTATGGATTGCTTCGTTTGTCCAATATTGATGCCCCCTCGCAATGACCTAACCCCTGCCCCTTCCCGCATCGGGAAGGGGCAGGGGTTAGGTCACTTGATCCTCTCTATCCCGCTAATCTTCCTGCCGCTGCAGTGCGGGCACTCGTCCAGCAGGCCGCGGTAGACCTTGCTGCAGACGTTGCAGGTGGTGAACTCCGGCGAGAAGGCTATCTGGGCGTTGCGGGTATGGCGGAAGGTCTTGGTGACGAAATTGGCGATGGATTCCGGGGAGGGGTGGGAATCGGCGATCCAGATATGGGTCAGGGCCCCGGCCTCGATCATGTCGTGGAACTTGCCCTCCTGCTTGACCCGGTCAATGGGATTGACCGCATGAGAGACATTCAGATAGGTGGAGTTGGTGTAATAGACCGAATTGTCCTTGATATTGCCCTTGACCACCTTCTCGGTCTCCTTGGGGAAATGCTCCAGGTCCAGCTTGGCAAAGCGGAAGGCGGTGCTCTCGGCCGGGGTCTGCTCCAGCACGAACTTCATTTTATATTCCTTGGCCAGCTCCTTGGTCTTGAGGTGCAGATAGGCGATGATCTTCAGGCCGAACTTGAAGGCCTCTGGCGATTCGTGCAATTCCTGGCCGGTGTGGACCTGGACCATCTCGTTCAGGCCCAGCATCCCGATAAGAAACGACACCTTGGACAGGCGCAGATAAGATTCGCCGTCCTTCTCCATGGCCAGCAGGGCCAGCGGCCCCTGTTCCTTCAGGGCCATCAGCTTTTCGATGAATTTTCGCTTCTGGATGTGGCCCTTGGCGGCAAGGTGCAGGAACTCGTCCATCTTTTTGAACAGGGCGTTGGTGTCGCCCTTGGCCAGGTAGGCGATGCGCGGCAGGTTGAGGGTGACGTTCTGCAGGGCGGAATATCTCATCTTCCAGGGGAAGTGGGCGTCTTGAAGATCGGACTCCTCCAGCTTGAAGGCCAGCCGGCAGCACTCGGATATCTTGGCGGTCTCCCCCCGGTCGAACACGAAATAGGTGTTGCCCTTCTCGGCCGCCACCTGGGATATATGGTTGAGGAAGTCCTGGTGGCCGGGGGTCTGGTAGAATTTCTCGGTGATGTGGACCTCCGGCTTGGGAAAGAAAAACGGACGCCCGGTGCCGTCCCCGGCCTTATATATGTCGAACAGGGCCCAGGCGAAGCGCTGGGATTCCTTTAAATAATCGCCGTATTTCTTGCCGGTGTATTCGCCGCCCGGGCCGATGGCCGGGACGTTCTCGAAATGCTTGGGGGTCTCCCAGTAGATGTTCAGATCGGAGAAGATGGCCTGGCCGCCCCGGGCCACCGACTGCTGGCTGTATTCGAAGATCATCATCTGGGCCAGCTGCTGCATGTCGCGGTCGGACATGCCCACCAGATACGGGGCGAAAAAGACGTTGACGGCATCCCAGCCGATGGCCCCGGCAAAATGCCCCTGCAGGGCGGCCGAGAATTTGACCATGTGGGCCAGCAGGGTATCGGCATGCTTGGCCGGCTTGGCGATGGACAGGGCGTTGGGCAAAGACAGCCCATACTTTTTGACATATTCCAGGCTCTGCCCGGAGCAATAGGGCCGGTTGATGAAGCCCAGATCGTGCAGATGGATATCGCCCCGGGAATGGGCATCGGCCACATCCTGGGAAAAGACCTTGGCCAGGGCATACTGCTTGTTGATGGTCTCGGCCAAAGACATGTTGGTGGCTTCGGGGTTGTGGGGTATGTTGGCATTCTCCCGGTTGCGGTCGGTCAGGATCTTTTCCACATCGTACAGGGGAAGCCCCAGCCGGGAATGCTTCTTGCGGGCCTCCTCCAGGCCATGCTCCACCAGTTTGGCGTCCACCA
It encodes the following:
- a CDS encoding PilN domain-containing protein, yielding MIQINLIRDRKVERVAGAKPAGAGVSFSLPKLPFNVGILASVLGVVIVLVVIVLTMISQKAQIASLESKIKGYNEELTKLAGPKRLVDDYLAKQADVNTKLNEIASIDKTRFYTVTLLDQLSHALPDYLWLTSMKDEKDVISMEGMTFSNLIVADFMDRLKGSGYFSNVELTQTTKATSEGRD
- a CDS encoding pilus assembly protein PilM, which translates into the protein MFFGKKPATIGLDIGSSQIKIVEIQKTGKGLSLVNYGIAPLLPEAIVEGEIMDRTLVIDTIKTLLETRQIKSNNVVTAVSGRGVIVKRINMDKMKEQEARERIKWEAEQHVPFEISDVVLDFQIINPDSGNNQMEVLLVAARNETVNVHLDLLSGAGLNPILLDYGAFAVQNAFEAGYEMPADEIIALVNIGADNTNINFVKNGVPYFTRDLPMASNSCLQLMQKNLGISYEQATELIKGETVSDVSQESAASVFQSFSDDFASSIERTLSFLAMSGGGERMSRIYMSGGGALIPSLQDHLKERFGIPAEIINPLQKISYDPGLFGAVASEKVSPILTLAIGLGLREVK
- a CDS encoding helix-turn-helix domain-containing protein — translated: MPVSPKEIDSGKLYTVSETAKILAVTDQTVRKHLGVKNLPGKKIGRRWLVKGSEIQKFIGELGW
- a CDS encoding anaerobic ribonucleoside-triphosphate reductase activating protein, whose product is MEIKGFIETSLIDWDGKIVSVVFLPGCNFRCPFCHNHILVKHPEQIADVPWERIESFLKGKKGWIDGVVITGGEPTIHKDLMPLLMKLKGLGLPAKLDTNGSNPALLRKIIDQGLVEFIAMDIKASFDQKYDLACGVVVNKENIRESIGLILYSGLEYEFRTTIVPQYHDLDSVDNMAREIKGAKKWVLQQFVQTNADNQELRNMPPYNEEYLEEMRKTAEGLVERVVLRGI
- a CDS encoding anaerobic ribonucleoside-triphosphate reductase — its product is MELQELKDKLSAEKHIYDFTEEGGDVIIRNKKHGVKVRCSAEAVAKHDWATIKGQTVGGRNVNHITRVTGYFTIVEGWNKGKLGELKDRYHSQIA
- the nrdD gene encoding anaerobic ribonucleoside-triphosphate reductase — translated: MIERGHAKTAKAYILYRDQRSKIRQQKVAAKPDSAEAGKEQDATDLALFVRVSDDNIVQWDRERIISALKKEAGVAEEIAHKIAREVEDQIISARVKRLTSSLVRELVDAKLVEHGLEEARKKHSRLGLPLYDVEKILTDRNRENANIPHNPEATNMSLAETINKQYALAKVFSQDVADAHSRGDIHLHDLGFINRPYCSGQSLEYVKKYGLSLPNALSIAKPAKHADTLLAHMVKFSAALQGHFAGAIGWDAVNVFFAPYLVGMSDRDMQQLAQMMIFEYSQQSVARGGQAIFSDLNIYWETPKHFENVPAIGPGGEYTGKKYGDYLKESQRFAWALFDIYKAGDGTGRPFFFPKPEVHITEKFYQTPGHQDFLNHISQVAAEKGNTYFVFDRGETAKISECCRLAFKLEESDLQDAHFPWKMRYSALQNVTLNLPRIAYLAKGDTNALFKKMDEFLHLAAKGHIQKRKFIEKLMALKEQGPLALLAMEKDGESYLRLSKVSFLIGMLGLNEMVQVHTGQELHESPEAFKFGLKIIAYLHLKTKELAKEYKMKFVLEQTPAESTAFRFAKLDLEHFPKETEKVVKGNIKDNSVYYTNSTYLNVSHAVNPIDRVKQEGKFHDMIEAGALTHIWIADSHPSPESIANFVTKTFRHTRNAQIAFSPEFTTCNVCSKVYRGLLDECPHCSGRKISGIERIK